The Salvelinus sp. IW2-2015 unplaced genomic scaffold, ASM291031v2 Un_scaffold2288, whole genome shotgun sequence genome includes the window GATCACATTCTTTATCAAATAAGCGATATGATGTTCAGAAAGAGTAAAAAAAAGGGACCACTAGAAGATCTATTGAAATAATCCACCGTAGTACCGAGAGCAAGGCTTTGGGTACAGACAGTGTCCTCTGGTTAACTCCTGTCAGAGAGAGGTTGGTTGGAGATGGAGAGCAGATGGTTCCAGGGATCAGGACACACCATGTTCCTCTGGTACAGGGCTCTAGGGCTGATTGTCTGGGTACAGGGCTCTAGGGCTGATTGTCTGGGTACAGGGCTTTAGGTCTGATTGTCTGGGTACAGGGCTCTGGGTCCTGATTATCTGGGTACAGGGCTCTAGGGCTGATTGTCTGGGTACAGGGCTTTAGGTCTGATTGTCTGGGTACAGGGCTTCTAGGGCTGATTGTCTGGGTACAGGGCTTTAGGTCTGATTGTCTGGGTACAGGGCTCTGGGTCTGATTATCTGGGTACAGGGCTCTAGGGCTGATTGTCTGGGTACAGGGCTCTAGGGCTGATTGTCTGGGTACAGGGCTCTGGGTCTGATTGTCTGGGTACAGGGCTCTGGGTCTGATTGTCTGGGTACAGGGCTCTGGTCTGGGTACAGGGGTCTGGGTTTGGTGTTCTGGGTAGAGGGTGTTGGGTTTGGGTGTCTGGGTAGAGGGTTTTGGGTTTGGGTACAGGACTCTGAGTTTGGGTGTCTGGGTAGAGGGCTCTGGGTTTGGGTAGAGGGCTCTGGGTTTGGGTAGAGGGCTCTGGGTCTGGGTACAGGGCTCTGGGTGTCTGGGTAGAGGGCTCTGGGTGTCTGGGTAGAGGGCTCtgggtgtctgggtagaggactcTGGTGTCTGGTAGGACTCTGGTGTCTGGGTAGAGACTCtgggtgtctgggtagaggactctgggtgtctgggtagaggactctgggtgtctgggtagaggactctgggtgtctgggtagaggactctgggtgtctgggtagaggactcTGGTTGTCTGGGTAGAGGACTCtgggtgtctgggtagaggactctggtgtctgggtagaggactctgggtgtctgggtagaggactcTGGGTGTCTGGTAGAGACTCTGGTGTCTGGTCAGAGGATCTGGTGTCTGGTAGAGGCTCTGGGTGTCTGGGTAGAGGGCTCTGGGTGTCTGGGTAGAGGGCTCTGGTGTTCTGGGTAGAGGTGTCTGGGTCTGGGTAGAGGTGTCTGGGTAGAGAGCTCTGGGTCTGGGTAGAGGACTCTGGGTGTCTGGGTAGAGGGCTCTGGGTCTGGGTGTCTGGGTAGAGGGCTCTGGGTCTGGGTGTCTTGGTAGAGGGCGCTGGGTTTGGGTGTCtgggcatagggctctggtttggGTACATGGGTCTGGGTAAGGGCTCTGAGTTTGGGTACATGGGTCTGGGTGTCTGGGCAGAGGGCTCTGGGTTTTGGGTGTCTGGCTGGTCTCTGGGTCTCAGGCTGGTTGTCCTCCTGCTGGTCCTCTGTGCTGCTCTCGGACTCAGTGTTcctgtgtgtctgctggtaccAGCTATATCTGTCATGTTGTGTCTCTGCTGGTACCAGCTATACtctgtcatgttgtgtgtctgctggtaCCAATCCTCTACTCTGTCATGTTGTGTCTCTGCTGGTACTAGTCCTCTACTCTGTCATGTTGTGTCTCTGCTGGTACTAGTCCTCTACtctgtcatgttgtgtgtctgctggtactaatcctctactctgtcatgttgtgtgtctgctggtaccagtcctctactctcatgttgtgtgtctgctggtaCTAGTCCTCTACTCTGTCATGTTGTGGTGTCTGCTGGTACCAGTCCTCTACtctgtcatgttgtgtgtctgctggtaCCAGTCCTATACTCtcatgttgtgtgtctgctggtaCCAGTCCTCTACTCTGTCATGTTGTGTCTCTGCTGGTACCAGTCCTCTActgtcatgttgtgtgtctgctggtaccagtcctctactctgtcatgttgtgtgtctgctggtaCCAGTCCTCTACTCTGTCATGTTTGTGTGCTGCTGGTACCAGTCCTCTACtctgtcatgttgtgtgtctgctggtaccagtcctctactctgtcatgttgtgtgtctgctggtaccagtcctctactctcatgttgtgtgtctgctggtaCCAGTCCTCTACTCTGTCATGTTGTGTCTCTGCTGGTACCAGTCCTCTACTCtcatgttgtgtgtctgctggtaccagtcctctactctgtcatgttgtgtgtctgctggtaCTAGTCCTCTACTCTGTCATGTTGTGTCTCTGCTGGTACTAGTCCTCTACtctgtcatgttgtgtgtctgctggtaccagtcctctactctgtcatgttgtgtgtctgctggtaccagtcctctactctgtcatgttgtgtgtctgctggtaccagtcctctactctgtcatgttgtgtgtctgctggtactagtcctctactctgtcatgtttgtgtgtctgctggtactagtcctcttctctgtcatggtgtgtgtctgctggtactagtcctcttctctgtcatgttgtgtgtctgctggtaCTGCTCCAGCTCCCTCTTCTTCGTCATGGCGATGTGCAGCTGCTGTTTAATGATGGTGATGTGTGTCTCCAGCTCTGAAGCTCCTGCAGCATGGGCATGGTCCTGGTCTGCAGACCCACCTGGACCAGGTCTGTCCTCCCGTTAGAGGTTGTCTGCTGGGGGACCAGGCTCTTCACCTGTGGAGGAAGAGGACAAAATAAGATATATTTGGTCGCCTCCCCCACCATTAAAATGGTCCCCCAATCAAAATAGGAATtacagtgcttcagaaagtatttcaaccccctggacttttccacattttgttacgttacaaagtgggatttaattgtaattttttggaaACAATCtaacacaaaaatacaaaataatgtgaaagtggaagattttttttttttaagtctaaaATATATGGAAACCCCcaataatatatcttgattagaccacctgagtcaatacatgttagacacACTGTCAgcaattatagctgtgagtctcttaagagctttgaccacctggattgtacaatatttgcccatcaATCTTTCaaaagttcttcaagctctgtcaagtcgattgatgatcattgctagacagccattttcaaatcttgccatagattcaaGCCAGTTTTTAGGTCAATTGTACtagtccactcaggaacattcaatatcgtcttggtaagcagtgtagatttggtgttgtgttttaggttattgtcctgctcaaaAGGGGAATGaggttttactctaggattttgcctgtgcgaaaaatgacaagcatacccataacatgatgcagcgacCACGATGATTGAAAAGAGGgtgttgttggatttgcaccaaacataatgctttgtattcaggacaaaaatttCATTTAATTCtttgcagtattaatttagtgccttgttgcaaacaggatgcatgttttggaataatttaATTCTNNNNNNNNNNNNNNNNNNNNNNNNNNNNNNNNNNNNNNNNNNNNNNNNNNNNNNNNNNNNNNNNNNNNNNNNNNNNNNNNNNNNNNNNNNNNNNNNNNNNNNNNNNNNNNNNNNNNNNNNNNNNNNNNNNNNNNNNNNNNNNNNNNNNNNNNNNNNNNNNNNNNNNNNNNNNNNNNNNNNNNNNNNNNNNNNNNNNNNNNNNNNNNNNNNNNNNNNNNNNNNNNNNNNNNNNNNNNNNNNNNNNNNNNNNNNNNNNNNNNNNNNNNNNNNNNNNNNNNNNNNNNNNNNNNNNNNNNNNNNNNNNNNNNNNNNNNNNNNNNNNNNNNNNNNNNNNNNNNNNNNNNNNNNNNNNNNNNNNNNNNNNNNNNNNNNNNNNNNNNNNNNNNNNNNNNNNNNNNNNNNNNNNNNNNNNNNNNNNNNNNNNNNNNNNNNNNNNNNNNNNNNNNNNNNNNNNNNNNNNNNNNNNNNNNNNNNNNNNNNNNNNNNNNNNNNNNNNNNNNNNNNNNNNNNNNNNNNNNNNNNNNNNNNNNNNNNNNNNNNNNNNNNNNNNNNNNNNNNNNNNNNNNNNNNNNNNNNNNNNNNNNNNNNNNNNNNNNNNNNNNNNNNNNNNNNNNNNNNNNNNNNNNNNNNNNNNNNNNNNNNNNNNNNNNNNNNNNNNNNNNNNNNNNNNNNNNNNNNNNNNNNNNNNNNNNNNNNNNNNNNNNNNNNNNNNNNNNNNNNNNNNNNNNNNNNNNNNNNNNNNNNNNNNNNNNNNNNNNNNNNNNNNNNNNNNNNNNNNNNNNNNNNNNNNNNNNNNNNNNNNNNNNNNNNNNNNNNNNNNNNNNNNNNNNNNNNNNNNNNNNNNNNNNNNNNNNNNNNNNNNNNNNNNNNNNNNNNNNNNNNNNNNNNNNNNNNNNNNNNNNNNNNNNNNNNNNNNNNNNNNNNNNNNNNNNNNNNNNNNNNNNNNNNNNNNNNNNNNNNNNNNNNNNNNNNNNNNNNNNNNNNNNNNNNNNNNNNNNNNNNNNNNNNNNNNNNNNNNNNNNNNNNNNNNNNNNNNNNNNNNNNNNNNNNNNNNNNNNNNNNNNNNNNNNNNNNNNNNNNNNNNNNNNNNNNNNNNNNNNNNNNNNNNNNNNNNNNNNNNNNNNNNNNNNNNNNNNNNNNNNNNNNNNNNNNNNNNNNNNNNNNNNNNNNNNNNNNNNNNNNNNNNNNNNNNNNNNNNNNNNNNNNNNNNNNNNNNNNNNNNNNNNNNNNNNNNNNNNNNNNNNNNNNNNNNNNNNNNNNNNNNNNNNNNNNNNNNNNNNNNNNNNNNNNNNNNNNNNNNNNNNNNNNNNNNNNNNNNNNNNNNNNNNNNNNNNNNNNNNNNNNNNNNNNNNNNNNNNNNNNNNNNNNNNNNNNNNNNNNNNNNNNNNNNNNNNNNNNNNNNNNNNNNNNNNNNNNNNNNNNNNNNNNNNNNNNNNNNNNNNNNNNNNNNNNNNNNNNNNNNNNNNNNNNNNNNNNNNNNNNNNNNNNNNNNNNNNNNNNNNNNNNNNNNNNNNNNNNNNNNNNNNNNNNNNNNNNNNNNNNNNNNNNNNNNNNNNNNNNNNNNNNNNNNNNNNNNNNNNNNNNNNNNNNNNNNNNNNNNNNNNNNNNNNNNNNNNNNNNNNNNNNNNNNNNNNNNNNNNNNNNNNNNNNNNNNNNNNNNNNNNNNNNNNNNNNNNNNNNNNNNNNNNNNNNNNNNNNNNNNNNNNNNNNNNNNNNNNNNNNNNNNNNNNNNNNNNNNNNNNNNNNNNNNNNNNNNNNNNNNNNNNNNNNNNNNNNNNNNNNNNNNNNNNNNNNNNNNNNNNNNNNNNNNNNNNNNNNNNNNNNNNNNNNNNNNNNNNNNNNNNNNNNNNNNNNNNNNNNNNNNNNNNNNNNNNNNNNNNNNNNNNNNNNNNNNNNNNNNNNNNNNNNNNNNNNNNNNNNNNNNNNNNNNNNNNNNNNNNNNNNNNNNNNNNNNNNNNNNNNNNNNNNNNNNNNNNNNNNNNNNNNNNNNNNNNNNNNNNNNNNNNNNNNNNNNNNNNNNNNNNNNNNNNNNNNNNNNNNNNNNNNNNNNNNNNNNNNNNNNNNNNNNNNNNNNNNNNNNNNNNNNNNNNNNNNNNNNNNNNNNNNNNNNNNNNNNNNNNNNNNNNNNNNNNNNNNNNNNNNNNNNNNNNNNNNNNNNNNNNNNNNNNNNNNNNNNNNNNNNNNNNNNNNNNNNNNNNNNNNNNNNNNNNNNNNNNNNNNNNNNNNNNNNNNNNNNNNNNNNNNNNNNNNNNNNNNNNNNNNNNNNNNNNNNNNNNNNNNNNNNNNNNNNNNNNNNNNNNNNNNNNNNNNNNNNNNNNNNNNNNNNNNNNNNNNNNNNNNNNNNNNNNNNNNNNNNNNNNNNNNNNNNNNNNNNNNNNNNNNNNNNNNNNNNNNNNNNNNNNNNNNNNNNNNNNNNNNNNNNNNNNNNNNNNNNNNNNNNNNNNNNNNNNNNNNNNNNNNNNNNNNNNNNNNNNNNNNNNNNNNNNNNNNNNNNNNNNNNNNNNNNNNNNNNNNNNNNNNNNNNNNNNNNNNNNNNNNNNNNNNNNNNNNNNNNNNNNNNNNNNNNNNNNNNNNNNNNGGTACAGGGCTTTAGGTCTGATTGTCTGGGTACAGGGCTCTGGGTCTGATTATCTGGGTACAGGGCTCTAGGGCTGATTGTCTGGGTACAGGGCTCTAGGGCTGATTGTCTGGGTACAGGGCTCTGGGTCTGATTGTCTGGGTACAGGGCTCTGGGTCTGATTGTCTGGGTACAGGGCTCTGGGTCTGGGTACAGGGGTCTGGGTTTGGGTGTCTGGGTAGAGGGTGTTGGGTTTGGGTGTCTGGGTAGAGGGTTTTGGGTTTGGGTACAGGACTCTGAGTTTGGGTGTCTGGGTAGAGGGCTCTGGGTTTGCGTAGAGGGCTCTGGGTTTGGGTAGAGGCTCTGGGTCTGGGTACAGGGCTCTGGGTGTCTGGGTAGAGGGCTCTGGGTGCTGGTAGAGGGctggtgtctgggtagaggactcTGGGTGTCTGGGTAGGACTCtgggtgtctgggtagaggactctgggtgtctgggtagaggactcTGGGTGCTGGGTAGAGGACTCTGGGGGTCTGGGTAGAGGACTCtgggtgtctgggtagaggactctgggtgtctgggtagaggactcTGGTGTCTGGGTAAGAGACTCTGGGTGTCTGGTAGAGACTCTGGGTGTGGGTAGAGGACTCtgggtgtctgggtagaggactctgggtgtctgggtagaggactctgggtgtctgggtagaggactcTGGGTGTCTGGGTCAGAGGACTCTGGGTGTCTGGGTAGAGGCTCTGGTGTGTCTGGGTAGAGGGCTCTGGGTGTCTGGGTAGAGGTGTCTGGGTCTGGGTAGAGGTGTCTGGGAGGTAGAGCTCTGGGTCTGGGTAGAGACTCTGGGTGTCTGGGTAGAGGCTCTGGGTCTGGGTGTCTGGGTAGAGGGCTCTGGGTCTGGGTGTTCTGGTAGAGGGCGCTGGGTTTGGGTGTCtgggcatagggctctggtttggGTACATGGGTCTGGGTAGAGGGCTCTGAGTTTGGGTACATGGGTCTGGGTGTCTGGGCAGAGGGCTCTGGGTTTTGGGTGAGTCTGGCTGGTCTCTGGGTCTCAGGCTGGTTGTCCTCCTGCTGGTCCTCTGTGCTGCTCTCGGACTCAGTGTTcctgtgtgtctgctggtaccAGCTATACTCTGTCATGTTGTGTCTCTGCTGGTACCAGCTATACtctgtcatgttgtgtgtctgctggtaCCAATCCTCTACTCTGTCATGTTGTGTCTCTGCTGGTACTAGTCCTCTACTCTGTCATGTTGTGTCTCTGCTGACTAGTCCTCTACtctgtcatgttgtgtgtctgctggtactaatcctctactctgtcatgttgtgtgtctgctggtaccagtcctctactctcatgttgtgtgtctgctggtaCTAGTCCTCTACCTGTCATGTTGAGTGTCTGCTGGTACCAGTCCTCTACtctgtcatgttgtgtgtctgctggtaccagtcctctactctcatgttgtgtgtctgctggtaCCAGTCCTCTACTCTGTCATGTTGTTGTCTCTGCTGGTACCAGTCTCTCTActgtcatgttgtgtgtctgctggtaccagcctctactctgtcatgttgtgtgtctgctggtaccagtcctctactctgtcatgttgtgtgtctgctggtaccagtcctctactctgtcagttgtgtgtctgctggtaccagtcctctactctgtcatgttgtgtgtctgctggtaccagtcctctactcgtcatgttgtgtgttctgctggtaccagtcctctactctcatgttgtgtgtctgctggtaCCAGTCCTCTACTCTGTCATGTTGTGTCTCTGCTGGTACCAGTCCTCTACtctgtcatgttgtgtgtctgctggtaCCAGTCCTCTACTCTGTCATGTTGTGTCTCTGCTGGTACTAGTCCTCTACtctgtcatgttgtgtgtctgctggtaCTAGTCCTCTCTACTCTGTCATGTTGTGTCTGCTGGTACTAGTCCCTCTACTcttgtcatgttgtgtgtctgctggtaccagtcctctactctgtcatgttgtgtgtctgctggtaccagtcctctactctgtcatgttgtgtgtctgctggtactagtcctctactctgtcatgttgtgtgtctgctggtactagtcctcttctctgtcatggtgtgtgtctgctggtactagtcctcttctctgtcatgttgtgtgtctgctggtaCTGCTCCAGCTCCCTCTTCTTCGTCATGGCGATGTGCAGCTGCTGTTTAATGATGGTGATGTGTGTCTCCAGCTCTGAYAGCTCCTGCAGCATGGGCATGGTCCTGGTCTGCAGACCCACCTGGACCAGGTCTGTCCTCCCGTTAGAGGTTGTCTGCTGGGGGACCAGGCTCTTCACCTGTGGAGGAAGAGGACAAAATAAGATATATTTGGTCGCCTCCCCCCACCATTAAAATGGTCCCCCAATCAAAATAGGAATtacagtgcttcagaaagtattcaaccccctggacttttcccacattttgttacgttacaaagtgggatttaattgtaatatttttggaaacaatctacacaaaaatacaaaataatgtgaaagtggaagatttttttttttttaagtctaaaATATATGGAAACCCCCcaataatatatcttgattagaccacctgagtcaatacatgttagaaacacctgtcagcaattatagctgtgagtctcttaagagctttgaccacctggattgtacaatatttgcccatcaATCTTTCaaaagttcttcaagctctgtcaagtcgattgatgatcattgctagacagccattttcaaatcttgccatagattcaaGCCAGTTTTTAGGTCAATTGTAACtagtccactcaggaacattcaatatcgtcttggtaagcagtgtagatttggtgttgtgttttaggttattgtcctgctcaaaAGGGGAATGaggttttactctaggattttgcctgtgcagaaaaatgacaagcatacccataacatgatgcagcgacCACGATGATTGAAAAGAGGgtgttgttggatttgcaccaaacataatgctttgtattcaggacaaaaatttCATTTAATTCtttgcagtattaatttagtgccttgttgcaaacaggatgcatgttttggaataatttaATTCTGTAcgggctttcttcttttcactctgtcaataaggttcgtattgtggagtaactacaatgttgttgatccatcctcagttttctcctatcacagccattaaactccttCCTcaccagcaactgagttagaaaggacgcatGTGTCTTCGTAGTGATTGGGtgtagtgatacaccatccaaagggtaattaataacttcaccatgctcaaagggttaaataaaataaaggtMAAATaaaataaagggaaaataaaaagggatatgcatttgtcagttttttttaaatccatctaccaataggtgcccttcttttccAGGCAtcagaaaacctccctggtctttgtggttgaatctgtgcttgaaatgcactgattgactgagagaccttactgatgattgtatgtgtgtggtacagagatgaggtagttattaaaaaatcatgttaaacactattatttcacacagagtgagtcaatgcaacttatatgacttgttaagcacattcttactcctgaactttaggcttgccataacacaggggttgaatacttactgagtCAAGACAttaagctttacattttttatacatttctaaacatttctaaaaactaaaTTCAACTTTGACATTTTGGGATATTGTTTGTAGACTAGTGACACaaaatgctttctgaaggcaaattagagaaattattttatttatgtttgaAATGACCTTATTTGATCAATCCATTATGAATAAACCATAACTACTGGTATTGGCTAGATTTATTTGAAATAATTAAGTCTCTAGAATACAGGAAATAGCTCTTACCGATGTTTTAAAACCACTTTGGGCTAGGGGgtagtattttcacatccggatgaaaagcgtgcccaaagtaaactgcctgctactcaggcccagaagctaggatatgcatattattagtagatttggatagaaaacactctgaagtttttaaaactgttttaataatgtctgtgagtataacagaactgatttggcaggcgaaaccccgagcacaatccatccagggaaattTTTGGGGGGTCAATGTGTTTTCCATTAGTTTTCTATGGGAAGCCCTTTTTAATAGgaatctggttgcagttcctatggcttccactagatgtcaacagtctttagaaattggttgtttttcttttgagaaaatAAGAAGTAGTCCTGTTCTTTCCTTGTGTCACTCAGATGGACTCAAGTCTTTTGGTGCGCATGACCTGGAacgcgcttcacgttgtttttatccggtattagaaacagtttattccgtcttaaatttgatcgattatttacattttagggtacctgaggttggattaggaacgttgtttgaaatgtttggaccaagtttacaggtaacttattagatactttgtaRgcatgttgggcgagttgaaaccggtgtatttctgaatcaaacgcaccaaataaatttaCCTTTTTGGGACGTTaagaaggacattatcaaacaaaaggacaatttgtgatgtttctgggacatctTGGAgcgccaacagaagaagatcttcaaaggtaaggcatatattatatcacaatttctgtcttttgtggcgcacctgcctggtggAAATCtgatttcatgtgtttgtatgcRgggtgctgtcctcagataatcgcatggtctgctttcaccgtaaagcctttttgaaatctgacacagcggctggattaacaagaagtgaatAACCTCTTAGGGATCCCTTACTTACTCCCGCTCGAATACCGTTAACGGGATtaatttgacaacatccagtgaaattgcagcgagccaaattcaaaaaacagataaaaatttataaaacatacatgtgttatgcatcaaaataaagcttaaaaatgtgttttgtgcTTGAGGTGGCAATGCTacctgaggaggaggagatgaaggaggTGAAAgggctgagggaggaggaggagagcaatcGCAGGGCGGAGACTCCAAAATGTTTAGATGGGACTCCTGAGGAGGAGCGCAATCACAGGGGGGAGACTCCAGAACGTTAAGCAGGGACTTCTGAGGTGGAGGAGAGCAATCACAGGGAGGAGACTCCAGAACGTTTAGCAGGGACTCCTGAGGTGGGATCTTCCTCCTGTTGCAGTTGGCGCTGTTCCATGGTACACAAGGCTGCAGTTGTTGTTGGTTGTTACCCATGATGCACCTTGGGGtcgaacaaaaaaaaaacagattttattGTGGCGTTGTGATCTTGTTTTTTCCAGTATTCTTTATATGCCACTGGTCACCCTGTCGTTCTTTTACACAGTCAATACGGCAGTGGCTGTTAATTAAAAAAAAGCAACAGGGGACCTAATCTACAATATACagagatcagtggaggctgctgagggttCATACTATTAGCTgaaacggagtaaatggaatggcatctgGAAACCACGTGTTGGATGTACCATTCCACTAATTattctccagccattaccatgagcccgtcctccccaaaataaggtgccaccaacctcctgtgacaagGAGCCACGTTTCTAAGACTGCAGTGCAACGTCTGTCGGGTTATTTTACAGTGATATGCAAGACTGACTCAATACATAGTGAGTCATCTATCCACattaaaagttattttttaaatgagaTTCACTATCTATTACTGGACAGAATAGGATCTGTACCACGGCCTGTGAGTAGGCCGAGTCATCGAATAGGTTTTCGAAGTTTGCGTCCAAGAATGGACCCCCattccatagggttctggtcaaaagcagtgcRctatgtagggaatagtgtctTTGCTATCATCACTGACAATTACATTTCCCTGTAATTTAAAAACAGTGACACACGCTGTCAAACTGCCACCTTTAAATCACCAGTCAACCAACTGTCTTTTTCTGTGCGGCTTTTATGTGAAGGTAAACGGGACATTATTACCTTTCTTCTGGCTTGGCTACGGTCTGCAGTTTATCGTCATTGAAAGATGAGTTCATTGCTCGATGTAACCTCTGTGGGACAGAGCACACATAATATGTCAAACAGAAACTATACCAGGGTATGATATTCCCAGAAGAATTTCAGTCATTTCTGAAGGTGCAGAAGGACTATCAGCCCACGGAGAGAAGAACTATCAGCCCACGGAGAGAAGAACTATCAGCCCACGGAGAGAAGAACTATCAGCCCACGGAGAGAAGTACTATCAGCCCACGGAGAGAAGTACTATCAGCCCACGGAGAGAAGTACTATCAGCCCACGGGAGAAGAAGCACGAGATTGGAATTCACTCAGgtttccctgttagttaacactatcaatatTTCCCTTTACTGTGCTAATTGTGAtcgcaacataccgaaacaaattGATCTATGCAAgatttagtatgcaaaactaactttTTTTGCATTGACATGCAGGACTCTACTCAGACCGGTGCACCATATCCAATCAGARCTGCAGtaagcct containing:
- the LOC139025122 gene encoding uncharacterized protein; amino-acid sequence: MTEYSWYQQRHNMTDIAGTSRHTGTLSPRAAQRTSRRTTSLRPRDQPDTQNPEPSAQTPRPMYPNSEPLPRPMYPNQSPMPRHPNPAPSTKTPRPRALYPDTQTQSPLPRHPESSTQTQSSLPRHLYPDPDTSTQNTRALYPDTQSPLPRHPEPLPDTRSSDQTPESLPDTQSPLPRHPESSTQTPESSTQTPRVLYPDNQSPLPRHPESSTQTPRVLYPDTQSPLPRHPESSTQTPRVSTQTPESYQTPESSTQTPRALYPDTQSPLPRHPEPCTQTQSPLPKPRALYPNPEPSTQTPKLRVLYPNPKPSTQTPKPNTLYPEHQTQTPVPRPEPCTQTIRPRALYPDNQTQSPVPRQSALEPCTQTISPRALYPDNQTQSPVPRQSDLKPCTQTISPRSPVPRQSDLKPCTQTISPRALYPDNQDPEPCTQTIRPKALYPDNQP
- the LOC139025123 gene encoding uncharacterized protein, whose translation is MTEYSWYQQTHRNTESESSTEDQQEDNQPETQRPARLTQNPEPSAQTPRPMYPNSEPSTQTHVPKPEPYAQTPKPSALYQNTQTQSPLPRHPDPEPLPRHPESLPRPRALPPRHLYPDPDTSTQTPRALYPDTPEPLPRHPESSDPDTQSPLPRHPESSTQTPRVLYPDTQSPLPTPRVSTRHPESLTQTPESSTQTPRVLYPDTQSPLPRPPESSTQHPESSTQTPRVLYPDTQSPTQTPRVLYPDTSPLPAPRALYPDTQSPVPRPRASTQTQSPLRKPRALYPDTQTQSPVPKPKTLYPDTQTQHPLPRHPNPDPCTQTQSPVPRQSDPEPCTQTIRPRALYPDNQP